From the Streptomyces syringium genome, one window contains:
- the ileS gene encoding isoleucine--tRNA ligase, whose protein sequence is MNPQPQYRQVPAQVDLPALEHAVLDFWRENKVFARTLEQSEGRPEWVFYEGPPTANGMPGAHHIEARVFKDVFPRFRTMQGYHVGRKAGWDCHGLPVELAVEKELGFNGKQDIEKYGIAEFNAKCRESVTRHTDAFTELTTRMGYWVDLDDAYRTMDPAYVQSVWWSLKEIFNKGLLVQDHRVAPWCPRCGTGLSDHELAQGYETVVDPSVFVRFPLTSGPLAGEAALLVWTTTPWTLVSNVAAAAHPDVTYVVATDGNEKLVVAEPLLEKSLGEGWTATGQSFTGREMERWAYRRPFDLVELEDANFVVNAEYVTTEDGTGLVHQAPAFGEDDLKTCRAYGLPVVNPVRPDGTFEEGLALVGGEFFKKADEKLVADLSERGLLFKHIAYEHSYPHCWRCHTALLYYAQPSWYIRTTAVKDRLLEENEKTNWFPESVKHGRFGDWLNNNIDWALSRNRYWGTPLPIWRCEDNHLTCVGSLAELGELTGTDQSALDPHRPYIDDVTFTCTADGCSHTAVRVPEVIDAWYDSGSMPFAQWGYPYQNKEIFEKRYPAQFISEAIDQTRGWFYTLMAVGTLVFDKSSYENVVCLGHILAEDGRKMSKHLGNILQPIPLMDQHGADAVRWFMAAGGSPWAARRVGHGTIQEVVRKTLLTYWNTVAFQALYARTSGWAPSAADPAAAERPLLDRWLLSELNALTDEVTQAMDAYDTQRAGKLLSSFVDDLSNWYVRRSRRRFWQGDKAALRTLHEVVETVTRLMAPLVPFITERVWQDLIVPVDSEAPASVHLSTWPKADTALIDPTLSQQMLLVRRLVELGRATRAESGVKTRQPLSRALVAAAGFESLGAELRAQIAEELNVSSLASLSEVGGSLVDTTAKANFRALGKRFGKGVQAVAKAVAEADAAALSLALREGTASVVVEGEDVSLSPDEVIITETPREGWSVASDSGATVALDLEITPELRRAGLARDAIRLIQEARKNSGLDVADRIAVRWSAPDAETAGALAEHAGLIADEVLALDFAQGEGDDSYGESFEDEGLGLTFRLRKA, encoded by the coding sequence GTCTTCCCCCGCTTCCGCACCATGCAGGGCTACCACGTCGGCCGCAAGGCCGGCTGGGACTGCCACGGCCTGCCGGTCGAGCTGGCGGTGGAGAAGGAGCTGGGCTTCAACGGCAAGCAGGACATCGAGAAGTACGGCATCGCCGAGTTCAACGCGAAGTGCCGGGAGTCCGTGACCCGCCACACCGACGCGTTCACCGAGCTGACCACCCGCATGGGCTATTGGGTCGACCTGGACGACGCGTACCGCACGATGGACCCCGCGTACGTGCAGTCCGTGTGGTGGTCGCTGAAGGAGATCTTCAACAAGGGGCTGCTGGTCCAGGACCACCGCGTCGCCCCCTGGTGCCCCCGCTGCGGCACCGGCCTGTCGGACCACGAGCTGGCGCAGGGCTACGAGACGGTCGTGGACCCGTCCGTCTTCGTCCGCTTCCCGCTGACCTCCGGCCCGCTCGCGGGCGAGGCGGCGCTGCTGGTGTGGACGACCACCCCGTGGACGCTCGTCTCCAACGTCGCCGCCGCCGCACACCCGGACGTCACCTATGTCGTGGCCACCGACGGCAACGAGAAGCTGGTCGTCGCCGAGCCGCTGCTGGAGAAGTCCCTCGGCGAGGGCTGGACCGCCACCGGCCAGTCCTTCACCGGCCGCGAGATGGAGCGCTGGGCCTACCGCCGCCCGTTCGACCTGGTCGAGCTGGAGGACGCCAACTTCGTCGTCAACGCCGAGTACGTGACGACCGAGGACGGCACCGGCCTCGTCCACCAGGCCCCCGCCTTCGGTGAGGACGACCTCAAGACCTGCCGCGCCTACGGCCTGCCGGTCGTGAACCCGGTCCGCCCGGACGGCACCTTCGAGGAGGGCCTCGCCCTCGTCGGCGGCGAGTTCTTCAAGAAGGCCGACGAGAAGCTCGTCGCGGACCTCTCCGAGCGCGGTCTGCTCTTCAAGCACATCGCCTACGAGCACAGCTACCCGCACTGCTGGCGCTGCCACACCGCGCTGCTCTACTACGCGCAGCCGTCCTGGTACATCCGCACCACCGCCGTGAAGGACCGCCTTCTCGAGGAGAACGAGAAGACCAACTGGTTCCCCGAGTCGGTCAAGCACGGCCGCTTCGGCGACTGGCTGAACAACAACATCGACTGGGCGCTCTCCCGCAACCGCTACTGGGGCACCCCGCTGCCCATCTGGCGCTGCGAGGACAACCACCTCACCTGCGTCGGCTCGCTGGCCGAGCTCGGCGAGCTGACCGGCACCGACCAGAGCGCACTGGACCCGCACCGCCCGTACATCGACGACGTCACCTTCACCTGCACCGCCGACGGCTGCTCGCACACCGCCGTCCGCGTGCCGGAGGTCATCGACGCCTGGTACGACTCCGGTTCGATGCCGTTCGCGCAGTGGGGCTACCCGTACCAGAACAAGGAGATCTTCGAGAAGCGCTACCCGGCGCAGTTCATCTCGGAGGCCATCGACCAGACGCGCGGCTGGTTCTACACCCTGATGGCGGTCGGCACACTCGTCTTCGACAAGTCGAGCTACGAGAACGTCGTCTGCCTCGGCCACATCCTCGCCGAGGACGGCCGGAAGATGTCCAAGCACCTGGGCAACATCCTCCAGCCGATCCCGCTGATGGACCAGCACGGCGCCGACGCCGTCCGCTGGTTCATGGCGGCCGGCGGTTCCCCGTGGGCCGCGCGCCGCGTCGGGCACGGCACGATCCAGGAGGTCGTCCGCAAGACGCTCCTCACCTACTGGAACACGGTCGCCTTCCAGGCGCTGTACGCCCGGACCTCGGGCTGGGCGCCGTCCGCCGCCGACCCGGCCGCCGCCGAGCGGCCGCTGCTGGACCGCTGGCTGCTCAGCGAGCTCAACGCGCTGACCGACGAGGTCACGCAGGCCATGGACGCCTACGACACCCAGCGGGCCGGCAAGCTGCTGTCCTCCTTCGTGGACGATCTGTCCAACTGGTACGTGCGGCGTTCGCGCCGCCGCTTCTGGCAGGGCGACAAGGCCGCGCTGCGCACGCTGCACGAGGTCGTCGAGACGGTCACCCGTCTGATGGCCCCGCTGGTGCCCTTCATCACCGAGCGGGTGTGGCAGGACCTGATCGTGCCCGTCGACTCCGAGGCCCCGGCATCGGTCCACCTCTCCACCTGGCCGAAGGCGGACACCGCCCTCATCGACCCGACGCTGTCCCAGCAGATGCTGCTCGTGCGGCGCCTGGTCGAGCTCGGCCGCGCCACGCGCGCCGAGTCGGGCGTCAAGACCCGTCAGCCGCTGTCCCGCGCGCTGGTCGCGGCCGCCGGCTTCGAGTCGCTGGGCGCCGAGCTGCGGGCGCAGATCGCCGAGGAGCTGAACGTCTCGTCCCTGGCCTCGCTGAGCGAGGTCGGCGGTTCGCTGGTCGACACCACGGCCAAGGCCAACTTCCGTGCCCTGGGCAAGCGGTTCGGCAAGGGCGTCCAGGCGGTGGCCAAGGCCGTCGCCGAGGCGGACGCCGCCGCGCTGTCGCTGGCCCTGCGCGAGGGCACCGCCTCGGTGGTGGTCGAGGGGGAGGACGTCTCCCTCTCCCCCGACGAGGTCATCATCACCGAGACCCCCCGCGAGGGCTGGTCGGTGGCCTCCGACTCGGGTGCGACCGTGGCGCTGGACCTGGAGATCACCCCGGAGCTGCGTCGTGCCGGTCTCGCCCGTGACGCGATCCGGCTGATCCAGGAGGCCCGTAAGAACAGCGGCCTGGACGTCGCCGACCGGATCGCGGTCCGCTGGTCCGCGCCGGACGCCGAGACGGCCGGGGCGCTGGCCGAGCACGCGGGCCTGATCGCGGACGAGGTCCTCGCGCTCGACTTCGCCCAGGGCGAGGGCGACGACTCCTACGGCGAGTCGTTCGAGGACGAGGGCCTCGGCCTGACGTTCCGCCTCCGTAAGGCGTAA
- a CDS encoding DivIVA domain-containing protein encodes MPLTPEDVRNKQFTTVRLREGYDEDEVDAFLDEVEAELTRLLRENEDLRAKLAAATRAAAQNQQQGMRKPEQQDQRPGAPVPAAISGPQPVPQQQQMGGPPQLPGGAPQLPAGPSGHGHGPQGPHGPGPMGQNGPMGGPMGGPMGQNGPMGQNGPMGQNGMGQNGPGPMGQGMGQNGPMGGPGQQMQQQGQGPGGDSAARVLSLAQQTADQAIAEARSEANKIVGEARSRAEGLERDARAKADALERDAQEKHRVAMGSLESARATLERKVEDLRGFEREYRTRLKSYLESQLRQLENQADDSLAPPRTPATASLPAAPSMSGSMASAGAGMGGHSMGGNPSMGGHGGATGAPSYGGQQQMSPAMTQPMAPVRPQGQQPMQQAPSPMRGFLIDEDDN; translated from the coding sequence ATGCCGTTGACCCCCGAGGACGTGCGGAACAAGCAGTTCACGACCGTCCGTCTCCGAGAAGGCTATGACGAGGACGAGGTCGATGCCTTCCTGGACGAGGTCGAGGCCGAACTGACCCGTCTGCTGCGGGAGAACGAGGACCTGCGCGCCAAGCTGGCCGCGGCCACGCGGGCCGCCGCGCAGAACCAGCAGCAGGGAATGCGCAAGCCCGAGCAGCAGGACCAGCGACCGGGCGCTCCGGTGCCCGCCGCCATATCCGGACCGCAGCCGGTGCCGCAGCAGCAGCAGATGGGCGGCCCGCCGCAGCTTCCGGGCGGTGCCCCGCAGCTGCCGGCTGGCCCCAGCGGTCACGGCCACGGCCCGCAGGGTCCCCACGGTCCGGGTCCCATGGGACAGAACGGTCCGATGGGCGGCCCCATGGGCGGTCCGATGGGACAGAACGGTCCCATGGGGCAGAACGGCCCGATGGGTCAGAACGGCATGGGTCAGAACGGTCCCGGTCCCATGGGCCAGGGCATGGGCCAGAACGGCCCGATGGGCGGCCCCGGCCAGCAGATGCAGCAGCAGGGCCAGGGTCCGGGCGGCGACAGTGCCGCTCGTGTGCTCTCGCTCGCGCAGCAGACCGCCGACCAGGCGATCGCGGAGGCCCGTTCCGAGGCCAACAAGATCGTCGGCGAGGCACGCAGCCGCGCCGAGGGCCTGGAGCGGGACGCCCGCGCCAAGGCCGACGCGCTGGAGCGGGACGCGCAGGAAAAGCACCGCGTCGCGATGGGCTCCCTGGAGTCCGCTCGCGCCACGCTGGAGCGCAAGGTCGAGGACCTGCGCGGCTTCGAGCGCGAGTACCGCACCCGGCTGAAGTCCTACCTGGAGAGCCAGCTGCGCCAGCTGGAGAACCAGGCGGACGACTCGCTCGCCCCGCCCCGTACCCCGGCGACCGCGTCGCTGCCGGCGGCCCCCTCGATGAGCGGGTCCATGGCCTCGGCCGGTGCGGGCATGGGTGGCCACAGCATGGGCGGCAACCCGTCCATGGGCGGCCACGGCGGTGCGACGGGTGCCCCGTCGTACGGCGGTCAGCAGCAGATGTCCCCGGCGATGACGCAGCCGATGGCACCGGTCCGGCCGCAGGGCCAGCAGCCGATGCAGCAGGCTCCGTCCCCGATGCGCGGCTTCCTGATCGACGAGGACGACAACTAA
- a CDS encoding YggT family protein, whose protein sequence is MDIALQVIYIALYCFLVVLIFRLVMDYVFQFARSWQPGKAMVVVLEATYTVTDPPLKLLRRFIPPLRLGGVALDLSFFVLMIIVYILIAVVRRVLV, encoded by the coding sequence ATGGACATCGCACTGCAGGTGATCTACATCGCGCTGTATTGCTTCCTGGTTGTGCTGATCTTCCGATTGGTGATGGATTACGTCTTCCAGTTCGCCCGCTCATGGCAACCCGGTAAGGCGATGGTGGTCGTTCTGGAGGCCACCTACACTGTCACCGATCCGCCACTCAAGCTTCTGCGGCGGTTCATTCCGCCGCTGCGTCTCGGGGGCGTGGCGCTCGACCTGTCCTTCTTCGTATTGATGATCATCGTCTACATCCTGATCGCCGTCGTCAGGCGGGTGTTGGTGTGA
- a CDS encoding cell division protein SepF: MAGAMRKMAVYLGLVEDDGYDGPGFDPDDEFEPEPEPDRRRQQHQPQQTQSDEPVRVAQPPAQREPAPLVAETGRPARIAPVASITPERHSLEKNAPVIMPKVVSEREPYRITTLHPRTYNEARTIGEHFREGTPVIMNLTEMDDTDAKRLVDFAAGLVFGLHGSIERVTQKVFLLSPANVDVTAEDKARIAEGGFFNQS, encoded by the coding sequence ATGGCCGGCGCGATGCGCAAGATGGCGGTCTACCTCGGCCTCGTGGAGGACGATGGGTACGACGGCCCGGGGTTCGACCCCGACGACGAGTTCGAGCCCGAGCCGGAACCCGATCGGCGCCGGCAGCAACACCAGCCACAACAGACGCAATCGGACGAACCGGTTCGAGTCGCCCAGCCCCCTGCCCAGCGCGAACCCGCTCCGCTCGTAGCGGAAACGGGACGACCCGCGCGAATCGCCCCCGTGGCGTCCATCACACCAGAACGCCACTCTTTGGAGAAGAACGCACCGGTGATCATGCCCAAGGTTGTGTCCGAGCGGGAGCCCTACCGCATCACGACATTGCACCCCCGGACCTACAACGAGGCCCGTACCATCGGGGAACACTTCCGTGAGGGCACCCCGGTGATCATGAATTTGACGGAGATGGACGACACCGACGCGAAGCGACTTGTCGACTTCGCCGCCGGTCTGGTCTTCGGTCTGCACGGGAGCATCGAGCGGGTGACGCAGAAGGTGTTTCTGCTGTCTCCTGCTAACGTCGATGTCACGGCGGAGGACAAGGCCCGTATCGCAGAGGGCGGGTTCTTCAACCAGAGCTGA
- a CDS encoding YggS family pyridoxal phosphate-dependent enzyme, with the protein MTDRRTQLAQNLAQVEERISSACAAVGREREEVTLIVVTKTYPASDVRLLAELGVRHVAENRDQDAAPKAAECSDLPLSWHFVGQLQTNKVRSVANYADVVQSVDRLKLVNSLSAAAVRSGRKLDCLIQVALDAESGQTGRKTADRGGAAPDEVAALADALAEAEGLRPAGLMTVAPLVGPYAGRQRAAFDRLMEIATDLRSAHPAANMVSAGMSADLEDAVAAGATHVRVGTAVLGVRPRLR; encoded by the coding sequence GTGACGGACCGTAGAACGCAACTGGCCCAGAACCTGGCGCAGGTGGAGGAACGTATCTCCTCCGCCTGCGCGGCCGTCGGCCGCGAGCGGGAGGAGGTGACCCTGATCGTGGTCACCAAGACCTACCCCGCGAGCGACGTCCGGCTCCTCGCCGAGCTGGGTGTCCGTCACGTCGCGGAGAACCGCGACCAGGACGCGGCCCCCAAAGCCGCCGAATGCTCGGATTTGCCCCTTAGCTGGCACTTCGTCGGTCAGCTGCAGACCAACAAGGTCCGGTCCGTGGCGAATTACGCTGATGTGGTGCAGTCGGTTGACCGGCTCAAGCTGGTCAACTCCCTCTCCGCGGCGGCCGTCCGGTCCGGTCGTAAGCTCGACTGCCTGATTCAGGTGGCACTTGACGCCGAGTCGGGACAGACCGGGCGGAAGACGGCGGATCGCGGCGGCGCCGCGCCGGACGAAGTGGCGGCGCTCGCCGACGCTCTCGCCGAAGCCGAAGGGCTGCGGCCGGCCGGGCTGATGACGGTCGCTCCGCTCGTCGGACCATATGCGGGACGGCAACGGGCCGCCTTCGACCGGCTGATGGAAATCGCAACGGACCTGCGCTCGGCCCATCCTGCTGCGAACATGGTGTCAGCAGGGATGAGCGCGGACCTCGAGGATGCCGTTGCTGCCGGGGCGACACATGTACGTGTCGGCACAGCGGTACTCGGAGTCCGACCCAGGCTCCGGTAA
- the pgeF gene encoding peptidoglycan editing factor PgeF, with the protein MIGQQHAVTSEEHASGAHFAFTDRWGGVSAAPYDELNLGGAVGDDPAAVATNRERTAKALGLDPAAVVWMNQVHGRDVAVVDGPWHGSGSTAPIPAVDALVTARRGLALAVLTADCTPVLLADPVAGVAGAAHAGRPGLVAGVVPAVVESMTALGAEPDRIVARLGPSVCGLCYEVPEEMRAEVAKSVPEAWATTRQGTPAVDVAAGVRAQLARLGVQISGQSHICTLESKDHFSYRRERTTGRLASYVWLDAEL; encoded by the coding sequence GTGATAGGGCAACAGCACGCAGTGACATCCGAAGAGCACGCGAGCGGCGCGCACTTCGCCTTCACCGACAGGTGGGGCGGGGTGAGCGCCGCTCCGTATGACGAGCTGAATCTCGGCGGCGCGGTCGGGGACGACCCCGCGGCCGTAGCGACCAATCGCGAGCGGACGGCGAAGGCACTCGGCCTCGACCCGGCCGCGGTGGTCTGGATGAACCAGGTGCACGGCCGGGACGTGGCCGTGGTCGACGGGCCGTGGCACGGCTCCGGTTCCACCGCCCCGATCCCGGCCGTCGACGCGTTGGTGACCGCCCGCCGGGGTCTCGCCCTCGCGGTGCTGACCGCGGACTGCACCCCCGTTCTGCTCGCGGACCCCGTCGCCGGGGTCGCGGGAGCGGCCCACGCCGGACGCCCGGGCCTGGTCGCGGGAGTCGTCCCGGCGGTCGTCGAGTCGATGACCGCGCTCGGCGCGGAACCCGACCGGATCGTCGCCCGGCTCGGCCCCTCGGTCTGCGGACTCTGCTACGAGGTGCCCGAGGAGATGCGCGCCGAGGTCGCGAAGTCGGTGCCCGAGGCCTGGGCCACCACCCGCCAGGGCACCCCGGCGGTGGATGTCGCGGCCGGGGTCCGGGCCCAACTCGCCCGGCTCGGCGTTCAGATCAGCGGACAATCTCACATTTGCACGCTGGAGTCGAAGGACCATTTCTCGTACCGCCGCGAGCGCACCACGGGGCGACTCGCGAGTTATGTCTGGTTGGACGCCGAGCTGTGA
- the ftsZ gene encoding cell division protein FtsZ: MAAPQNYLAVIKVVGIGGGGVNAINRMIEVGLKGVEFIAINTDAQALLMSDADVKLDVGRELTRGLGAGANPDVGRKAAEDHREEIEEVLKGADMVFVTAGEGGGTGTGGAPVVANIARSLGALTIGVVTRPFTFEGRRRANQAEDGIAGLRDEVDTLIVIPNDRLLSISDRQVSVLDAFKSADQVLLSGVQGITDLITTPGLINLDFADVKSVMSEAGSALMGIGSARGDDRAVAAAEMAISSPLLEASIDGARGVLLSISGGSDLGLFEINEAAQLVSEAAHPEANIIFGAVIDDALGDEVRVTVIAAGFDGGQPPAKGSRDKVLGSSYGGREESAPATSAPSRPAERSEPSRPSFGGLGSVTPRTEEPVPSDPSPVNEIPAPPVSSPQVPPARPYQDSTAEELDVPDFLK; this comes from the coding sequence GTGGCAGCACCGCAGAACTACCTCGCAGTCATCAAGGTCGTCGGTATCGGCGGCGGTGGCGTGAACGCCATCAACCGGATGATCGAGGTCGGTCTCAAGGGCGTCGAGTTCATCGCGATCAACACCGATGCGCAGGCTCTCCTGATGAGCGACGCCGACGTCAAGCTCGACGTCGGCCGGGAGCTCACCCGCGGCCTCGGCGCCGGCGCCAACCCCGACGTCGGCCGCAAGGCCGCCGAAGACCACCGCGAGGAGATCGAGGAGGTCCTCAAGGGGGCCGACATGGTCTTCGTGACCGCGGGCGAGGGCGGCGGCACCGGCACCGGTGGCGCCCCCGTCGTCGCCAACATCGCCCGCTCGCTGGGCGCCCTGACGATCGGTGTGGTCACCCGCCCGTTCACCTTCGAGGGCCGCCGCCGCGCCAACCAGGCGGAGGACGGCATCGCGGGGCTGCGCGACGAGGTCGACACCCTCATCGTCATCCCCAACGACCGACTGCTGTCCATCTCGGACCGTCAGGTGAGCGTGCTCGACGCGTTCAAGTCGGCCGACCAGGTGCTGCTCTCGGGTGTCCAGGGCATCACCGACCTGATCACCACCCCGGGCCTGATCAACCTCGACTTCGCCGACGTCAAGTCCGTGATGTCCGAGGCCGGCTCGGCGCTCATGGGCATCGGCTCGGCGCGCGGCGACGACCGCGCGGTGGCCGCCGCGGAGATGGCGATCTCCTCGCCGCTCCTGGAGGCGTCCATCGACGGCGCCCGCGGTGTGCTGCTCTCCATCTCCGGCGGCTCCGACCTCGGTCTCTTCGAGATCAACGAGGCGGCGCAGCTGGTCAGCGAGGCCGCGCACCCCGAGGCCAACATCATCTTCGGCGCCGTCATCGACGACGCCCTCGGCGACGAGGTCCGGGTCACGGTCATCGCGGCAGGCTTCGACGGCGGCCAGCCGCCGGCCAAGGGCAGCCGCGACAAGGTGCTCGGCTCCTCCTACGGCGGCCGCGAGGAGAGCGCGCCGGCCACGTCGGCCCCGAGCCGGCCGGCCGAGCGGTCCGAGCCGTCCCGCCCGTCCTTCGGCGGACTCGGCAGCGTGACCCCGCGCACCGAGGAGCCGGTCCCGTCCGACCCGAGCCCGGTCAACGAGATCCCGGCGCCGCCGGTCTCCTCGCCGCAGGTCCCGCCGGCCCGTCCGTACCAGGACTCGACCGCCGAGGAACTGGATGTTCCCGACTTCCTGAAGTAG
- a CDS encoding cell division protein FtsQ/DivIB, with protein MAGPTTARRGGGKNGKPPRSRQSPRPPRSGGPPGKAKARRPRLRLRPRRRRLLGWAAVTVALGAAAGWALYGSSWLRVTHVEVSGTAVLTSGEVRREADVPFGDPLAAVDTDAIADRLRDRLPRIERVEVERSWPHGISLKVTERQPKAVLEKGGKFIEIDGTGVRFATVDQAPKGVPRLTMAAEDSAGTRRFGPERLEREAVRVAVDLPPAVRRDTLAIRVRSYDSITLELTGGRTVVWGSGERGDAKARTLTALLKAARGADHFDVSAPGAPAASGS; from the coding sequence GTGGCCGGACCGACGACCGCCCGGCGCGGTGGCGGCAAGAACGGCAAGCCGCCGCGTTCGCGGCAATCGCCTCGCCCGCCCCGCTCCGGCGGGCCGCCGGGCAAGGCGAAGGCGCGCCGCCCCCGCCTCCGGCTCCGCCCGCGCCGGCGCAGGCTGCTCGGCTGGGCGGCCGTCACCGTGGCTCTCGGTGCGGCCGCCGGCTGGGCGCTCTACGGCTCCAGCTGGCTGCGGGTCACCCATGTGGAGGTCAGTGGCACCGCCGTACTGACGTCCGGTGAGGTCCGCCGGGAGGCCGACGTCCCGTTCGGCGACCCCCTCGCCGCCGTCGACACCGACGCCATCGCGGACCGGTTGCGCGACCGGCTGCCGAGGATCGAGAGGGTCGAGGTCGAACGTTCCTGGCCGCACGGAATCAGTCTCAAAGTGACCGAGCGGCAGCCGAAAGCCGTCCTCGAAAAGGGCGGGAAGTTCATCGAAATCGACGGTACGGGCGTGCGGTTCGCCACAGTCGATCAAGCCCCGAAGGGGGTGCCCCGGCTGACGATGGCGGCCGAGGACTCGGCCGGTACCCGTCGGTTCGGCCCCGAGCGGCTCGAACGGGAGGCGGTCCGGGTCGCCGTGGACCTGCCCCCCGCCGTCCGCCGGGACACCCTGGCGATCCGCGTACGCTCGTACGACTCCATCACCCTGGAACTGACGGGCGGTCGGACGGTCGTCTGGGGGAGTGGTGAACGGGGGGACGCGAAGGCCCGTACGCTCACGGCATTGCTCAAAGCCGCCCGGGGTGCGGACCACTTCGACGTCAGCGCTCCCGGGGCTCCCGCGGCGTCGGGGAGTTGA
- the murG gene encoding undecaprenyldiphospho-muramoylpentapeptide beta-N-acetylglucosaminyltransferase yields the protein MHVVLAGGGTAGHIEPALALADALRRQDPTVGITALGTERGLETRLVPERGYELGLIPAVPLPRKPTPELITVPGRLRGTIKAAEQILERTKADCVVGFGGYVALPGYLAAKRLGVPIIVHEANARPGLANKIGSRYAASVAVSTPDSKLRNARYVGIPLRRTIATLDRTAVRPEARAAFGLDPNLPTLLVSGGSQGARRLNEVVQAVAPMLQRSGIQILHAVGPKNDLPHVDNMPGMPPYIPVPYVDRMDLAYAAADMMLCRAGAMTVAELSAVGLPAAYVPLPIGNGEQRLNAQPVVKAGGGLLVDDAELTPEWVQSHVLPVLADPHRLYEMSRAASEFGRRDADELLVGMVYEAIAARRAR from the coding sequence GTGCATGTCGTACTCGCCGGCGGGGGGACCGCCGGCCACATCGAGCCCGCGCTCGCCCTCGCGGACGCCCTGCGCAGGCAGGACCCGACCGTGGGGATCACGGCGCTCGGCACGGAGCGGGGCCTGGAGACCCGGCTCGTGCCCGAGCGGGGCTATGAACTGGGGCTGATCCCCGCCGTACCCCTGCCCCGTAAGCCCACGCCCGAGCTGATCACCGTCCCGGGGCGGCTGCGCGGCACCATCAAGGCCGCCGAGCAGATCCTGGAGCGGACCAAGGCCGACTGCGTGGTGGGCTTCGGCGGCTATGTGGCGCTGCCCGGCTATCTGGCCGCCAAGCGGCTCGGCGTGCCGATCATCGTCCACGAGGCCAACGCCCGGCCCGGCCTCGCCAACAAGATCGGCTCGCGCTACGCCGCGTCCGTCGCGGTGAGCACCCCGGACAGCAAGCTGCGCAACGCCCGCTACGTCGGCATCCCGCTGCGCCGCACCATTGCCACCCTCGACCGGACCGCGGTCCGGCCCGAGGCGCGCGCGGCGTTCGGGCTCGACCCCAACCTGCCGACGCTGCTGGTCTCCGGCGGCTCGCAGGGCGCCCGCCGGCTGAACGAGGTCGTCCAGGCGGTCGCGCCGATGCTCCAGCGCTCCGGCATCCAGATCCTGCACGCGGTCGGCCCGAAGAACGACCTGCCGCACGTGGACAACATGCCCGGAATGCCGCCCTATATCCCGGTACCGTATGTGGACCGGATGGACCTCGCGTACGCCGCGGCGGACATGATGCTCTGCCGTGCGGGCGCGATGACCGTCGCCGAGCTGTCCGCCGTCGGGCTCCCGGCCGCCTACGTCCCGCTGCCCATCGGCAACGGCGAACAGCGGCTCAACGCCCAGCCGGTGGTCAAGGCGGGCGGCGGTCTGCTGGTCGACGACGCCGAGCTGACCCCCGAGTGGGTCCAGAGCCATGTGCTCCCGGTGCTCGCCGACCCGCACCGGCTGTACGAGATGTCCCGCGCCGCCTCCGAGTTCGGGCGCCGGGACGCCGACGAGCTGCTCGTCGGCATGGTGTACGAGGCGATTGCCGCACGCAGGGCCCGCTGA